Proteins encoded by one window of Halomonas chromatireducens:
- a CDS encoding NnrS family protein: protein MKSASSAPQAASGLTRLPVARLAFRPFFLLASLFSVLSLIVWFAFWHGDILLRPHGGLMWWHQHEMIFGFGAAVVVGFLLTAVQNWTGRPSVRGAPLLGLVGLWLAARVLLAYPMGLPAWLLMLLDVAFLPLAALVMGRLVVAARLWRNLMFVPVLLLLALANLAMHLGVTQGKLHLIREGGYLGVLLIAMLMVLLGGRVIPFFTSLKLGRPKATAMVWLEALAVGSTLGVVLLQLLVLFGVPMPAELLALVMLVAAAANLVRLARWEGYRTLHEPLLWGLHISYAFVSVGLLMWAMALMGAFRVELALHALAIGGIAAMMLAMMSRVSLGHTGRTIRTLPGIGVGLGLMFAGALLRSPVLAMFPQITHWTYNLSILFWCIAYLIFLIHYTLPLLSARVDGKDG, encoded by the coding sequence ATGAAATCTGCTTCTTCAGCACCGCAAGCTGCATCCGGCCTGACGCGTCTCCCCGTGGCGCGTCTCGCCTTTCGCCCCTTCTTCCTGTTGGCATCGCTGTTCAGCGTGCTGTCACTGATCGTGTGGTTCGCCTTCTGGCATGGGGATATCCTGCTGCGGCCCCATGGTGGGCTGATGTGGTGGCACCAGCACGAGATGATCTTCGGCTTCGGCGCCGCGGTGGTGGTGGGCTTCCTGCTGACGGCGGTACAGAACTGGACCGGCCGGCCCAGCGTGAGGGGCGCTCCGTTGCTGGGCCTGGTGGGCCTCTGGCTGGCGGCACGCGTGCTGCTGGCCTACCCGATGGGCTTGCCGGCCTGGCTGCTGATGCTGCTCGACGTCGCCTTCCTGCCGCTGGCGGCATTGGTGATGGGGCGGCTGGTGGTGGCGGCCCGGCTGTGGCGCAACCTGATGTTCGTGCCGGTCTTGCTGCTGCTTGCCCTGGCCAACCTGGCCATGCATCTCGGTGTCACCCAGGGCAAGCTGCACCTGATTCGCGAGGGCGGCTACCTGGGCGTACTGCTGATTGCCATGCTGATGGTCCTGCTCGGCGGCCGCGTCATCCCCTTCTTCACCTCGCTCAAGCTGGGCCGGCCCAAGGCAACAGCGATGGTCTGGCTGGAGGCGCTTGCCGTGGGGTCGACGCTCGGCGTGGTGTTGTTGCAGCTGCTGGTCCTGTTCGGTGTGCCGATGCCGGCGGAGTTGCTGGCGCTGGTCATGCTGGTGGCGGCGGCGGCCAATCTCGTGCGCCTGGCACGCTGGGAGGGGTATCGCACCCTTCACGAACCGCTGCTCTGGGGCCTGCACATCAGCTATGCCTTCGTTTCCGTGGGGCTGTTGATGTGGGCGATGGCGCTGATGGGGGCCTTCCGCGTCGAGCTGGCGCTGCACGCCCTGGCCATTGGCGGTATTGCCGCCATGATGCTGGCCATGATGTCGCGGGTTTCGCTGGGTCACACCGGGCGCACGATTCGTACTCTGCCGGGCATCGGTGTGGGTCTGGGTCTGATGTTCGCCGGTGCGTTGCTGCGCTCGCCGGTACTGGCGATGTTCCCGCAGATCACCCACTGGACCTATAACCTCAGTATCCTGTTCTGGTGTATCGCCTATCTGATCTTCCTGATCCATTACACCCTGCCGTTGCTGAGTGCCAGGGTGGACGGGAAGGATGGCTGA
- a CDS encoding SirB2 family protein: protein MEHYFLIKHLHMTTAGLSLAFFILRAWWSVREAPILQRRWVKVVPHVNDTLLLTLGILLMVMLSMWPQHHPWLAAKILALLGYIVLGTVAIKRGRTPLARGVAAVAAVAIFLYMLGTAVFKDPLWFVMMWS from the coding sequence ATCGAGCACTATTTCCTGATCAAGCACCTGCACATGACAACGGCGGGACTGAGTCTCGCCTTCTTCATCCTGCGGGCCTGGTGGTCGGTGCGCGAAGCGCCGATCCTGCAGCGGCGCTGGGTGAAGGTCGTGCCCCACGTCAACGACACCCTGCTGCTCACGCTAGGCATCCTGCTGATGGTGATGCTGTCGATGTGGCCGCAGCACCACCCCTGGCTTGCCGCAAAGATCCTCGCGCTGTTGGGTTATATCGTGCTGGGAACGGTAGCAATCAAGCGCGGGCGCACGCCGCTGGCTCGGGGCGTGGCGGCCGTGGCGGCGGTAGCGATTTTTCTCTACATGCTGGGTACGGCCGTATTCAAGGATCCCCTCTGGTTTGTCATGATGTGGTCATGA
- a CDS encoding carboxymuconolactone decarboxylase family protein yields MANQDLPSGAGKVADDYPEVWQAFASLGKACAEAGPLDARTRRLVKLALAVGSGSEGAVHSHMRRAMDEGIEPEALKQVAMLAIPTLGLPGGVAALTWIEDITDGRE; encoded by the coding sequence ATGGCCAATCAAGATCTTCCCTCCGGTGCCGGCAAGGTTGCGGATGACTATCCCGAGGTATGGCAGGCCTTTGCCTCGTTGGGCAAGGCGTGTGCCGAAGCTGGCCCGCTGGATGCCCGTACCCGGCGGCTGGTGAAGCTGGCACTGGCGGTAGGTAGCGGTTCCGAAGGTGCCGTTCATTCCCACATGCGGCGAGCCATGGATGAGGGTATCGAGCCTGAGGCGCTCAAGCAGGTCGCGATGCTGGCGATTCCGACCCTGGGGCTTCCCGGTGGCGTGGCGGCATTGACCTGGATCGAGGACATCACCGACGGCAGAGAATAA
- a CDS encoding c-type cytochrome, which produces MTEGLTKAAARNIFYGGSLFFFLLFAALTAHSHFYIVNTSTQPMTDSVRMGKHVWEEHNCINCHTILGEGSYFAPEVGNVWTRFGGHDNPEGARMALEAWMNAQPTGAPGRRQMPAFDINDEEMQALIDFLEWTDSIDTQGWPPHPAG; this is translated from the coding sequence ATGACCGAAGGCCTCACCAAGGCGGCGGCGCGTAATATATTTTACGGCGGCTCGCTATTCTTCTTCCTGCTGTTTGCCGCGCTGACGGCTCACAGTCACTTCTATATCGTCAACACGTCGACCCAGCCCATGACGGACTCCGTCAGGATGGGGAAGCATGTCTGGGAAGAGCACAACTGCATCAACTGTCACACCATTCTCGGCGAAGGCTCTTACTTCGCGCCTGAAGTGGGTAATGTCTGGACGCGCTTCGGTGGCCACGACAACCCCGAGGGAGCTCGCATGGCTCTCGAAGCCTGGATGAACGCCCAGCCGACCGGCGCACCTGGTCGTCGCCAGATGCCCGCCTTCGACATCAACGATGAAGAAATGCAGGCCCTGATCGACTTCCTGGAGTGGACCGATTCCATCGACACCCAGGGCTGGCCGCCGCATCCGGCCGGCTGA
- a CDS encoding cbb3-type cytochrome c oxidase subunit I: MKYETQKVALPFFMVAMALFALQIVFGLAAAAAYVWPHFMSEAMPFHITRTSHTNLLIVWLLIGFMGCTYYLMPEEAENEIYSPNLAYFQLALFAIAGAGALISYQFGIHEGRHYLEQPLWAKVVITVSFLMFLFNTSLTMLKGRRTAINMVLMLGLWLAAVFWLFAFYNPDNLALDKLWWWWIVHIWVEGVWELIMAALLGYLLIKMTGVDREVIEKWLYVIVGLALFSGLLGTGHHYYWIGTPAYWQPIGSIFSTLEVIPFFAMVVFAFYMFWKGSRNHPNKAAMLWTLGSAAVAFFGAGVWGFMHTLSWINYYTHGTQITAAHGHLAFYGAYVMLVLGVITYAMPQLRRVQPYNQVLNMWAFWIMTSAMWFMTFTLTFAGVVQTHLQRVLGMNFMQIQEQLELFYIMRFGTGIFVGIAALMFIYAVFAPAREQVPATSRPLTANE; the protein is encoded by the coding sequence ATGAAATACGAAACGCAGAAGGTGGCCTTACCCTTCTTCATGGTGGCCATGGCGCTATTCGCGCTACAGATCGTCTTCGGGCTGGCGGCGGCGGCGGCTTACGTCTGGCCGCACTTCATGTCCGAAGCCATGCCGTTCCACATTACCCGTACGAGTCATACCAACCTGCTGATCGTCTGGTTGCTGATCGGCTTCATGGGTTGTACCTACTATTTGATGCCGGAAGAGGCCGAGAACGAGATCTACAGCCCCAACCTGGCCTATTTCCAGCTGGCGCTGTTCGCCATCGCCGGTGCCGGCGCGCTGATCAGCTATCAGTTCGGCATTCATGAAGGTCGTCACTACCTCGAGCAGCCGCTATGGGCGAAGGTGGTGATAACGGTCTCCTTCCTGATGTTCCTGTTCAATACCAGCTTGACCATGCTCAAGGGGCGCAGAACCGCCATCAATATGGTGCTGATGCTCGGCCTGTGGCTGGCGGCGGTATTCTGGCTGTTTGCCTTCTACAATCCCGACAACCTGGCGTTGGACAAGCTGTGGTGGTGGTGGATCGTCCACATCTGGGTGGAAGGCGTGTGGGAACTGATCATGGCCGCACTGCTTGGCTATCTGCTGATCAAGATGACCGGCGTCGACCGCGAAGTGATCGAGAAGTGGCTCTACGTCATCGTCGGCCTGGCGCTGTTCTCCGGGCTACTGGGCACCGGCCACCACTACTACTGGATCGGCACACCGGCCTACTGGCAGCCGATCGGCAGCATCTTCTCCACCCTCGAGGTGATTCCGTTCTTCGCCATGGTGGTGTTCGCCTTCTACATGTTCTGGAAGGGCAGCCGCAATCACCCGAACAAGGCCGCCATGCTCTGGACCCTGGGCAGTGCCGCCGTGGCCTTCTTCGGCGCAGGCGTGTGGGGCTTCATGCACACCCTGTCGTGGATCAACTACTACACCCACGGCACTCAGATCACCGCGGCCCACGGCCACCTGGCCTTCTACGGCGCCTACGTGATGCTGGTACTGGGTGTCATCACCTACGCCATGCCGCAGCTGCGTCGTGTACAGCCCTATAACCAGGTGCTGAACATGTGGGCGTTCTGGATCATGACCTCGGCCATGTGGTTCATGACCTTCACCCTGACCTTCGCAGGCGTCGTCCAGACTCACCTGCAGCGGGTGCTCGGCATGAACTTCATGCAGATCCAGGAGCAGCTCGAGCTGTTCTACATCATGCGCTTCGGTACCGGTATCTTCGTGGGTATCGCTGCCCTGATGTTCATCTACGCTGTGTTCGCCCCGGCGCGTGAGCAGGTGCCTGCCACCAGCCGCCCGCTGACCGCCAACGAGTGA
- a CDS encoding CbbQ/NirQ/NorQ/GpvN family protein: MSHTATAPAAVHDLERDLPYYEPVGNECALFEQAYEQRLPLLLKGPTGCGKTRFVSHMAAKLGRPLFTVSCHDDLTAADLTGRYLLQGGETRWVDGPLTRAVREGGICYLDEVVEARKDVTVVLHPLTDDRRMLPLERTGELLEAPKDFMLVVSYNPGYQHILKSLKPSTRQRFVAMSFDFPPPRVECDIVSRESGLSHERCAALVNLAARLRELKGQDLEEGVSTRLLVYCATLINAGMPILEATRATLVEPLSDDLDVQEGLMEAIQATFG; encoded by the coding sequence ATGTCTCATACCGCTACCGCCCCGGCAGCCGTTCATGACCTCGAGCGGGACCTGCCCTACTACGAACCGGTCGGCAACGAATGCGCGCTTTTCGAGCAGGCGTACGAACAGCGGCTGCCGCTGCTGCTCAAGGGACCGACCGGCTGTGGCAAGACCCGCTTCGTCAGCCACATGGCGGCCAAGCTGGGCCGCCCGCTGTTCACCGTTTCCTGTCACGATGATCTCACCGCTGCTGACCTCACCGGCCGCTACCTGCTGCAGGGTGGCGAGACCCGCTGGGTCGACGGCCCCCTGACCCGGGCCGTGCGCGAAGGCGGCATCTGCTATCTCGACGAGGTGGTGGAAGCGCGCAAGGATGTCACCGTGGTGCTTCACCCCTTGACCGATGATCGACGCATGCTGCCGCTGGAGCGTACCGGCGAGCTGCTCGAGGCACCCAAGGATTTCATGCTGGTAGTCTCCTACAACCCGGGCTATCAGCACATTCTCAAGTCACTCAAGCCGAGTACCCGCCAGCGCTTCGTGGCGATGTCCTTCGACTTCCCGCCCCCCCGGGTGGAGTGTGACATCGTTTCCCGCGAGAGCGGCCTGTCCCATGAGCGGTGCGCCGCCCTGGTGAATCTGGCGGCCCGGCTGCGCGAACTCAAGGGCCAGGACCTGGAAGAGGGCGTTTCCACCCGTCTGCTGGTCTACTGCGCCACGCTGATCAACGCCGGCATGCCGATCCTGGAGGCGACCCGTGCCACCCTGGTCGAGCCGCTTTCCGACGACCTGGACGTTCAGGAAGGGTTGATGGAAGCAATACAGGCCACATTCGGCTAG
- a CDS encoding nitric oxide reductase activation protein NorD has translation MLHFLEVEEFVGRHWHRWASSAASYQRYPEAAVSLEDLRHVLGVFFRASGGEAGVEVAAIVARSSQHRLSLRQRLGFDDEAIDQARRDEENLLLPPTLDVFPDAALNRDLYFWLVAYLAVAQRPVAKHDPLRDDLSRLRESVRARDAALARFPGLAERYRRLCLGLLIVRPERKRLPPMEQALESTLRVLLGEELELEGWAAAMHRAVCDPAASLKDFRAPRGYRPPLPVPLWGQVVELGTGSTRADEESDPHEEGTTNSPQTVSDGKRKAERKTQDQTERDDPLVANRFEKMLSWTEMVNLNRLVEDNEDEEAKRAAEQMEEIILSPHKQRAATRIKVDLDLPPDEVLGDRLRGKHAYAEWNYRKQIYLPDHCLVHTELQSEEGEQWEPDAATHRRIRRVRREFEALRPRREMLRGQLDGSELDMDAVIRSRCDLAATGESSDRLYQATRQQARDLAVSILVDVSLSTDAWLEDRRVLDVEKEALLVLGHGLAGCGDDYSIHCFTSHRRQKVWVNTLKTFEETMSERVARRISALKPGHYTRMGPAIRHVAQELAKRPNRHRLLLVITDGKPNDTDYYEGRYGIEDTRKAVLEARQQEVRVFGVTVDSEAHQYVSRLFGRGSYAIVNRPEHLAQALPGIYRQIIGS, from the coding sequence ATGCTGCACTTTCTCGAAGTCGAGGAATTCGTCGGCCGCCATTGGCACCGCTGGGCGTCCAGTGCGGCCAGTTATCAGCGCTATCCGGAAGCGGCCGTGAGCCTGGAAGACCTGCGCCATGTACTGGGCGTCTTCTTTCGTGCCAGCGGCGGCGAGGCCGGTGTCGAGGTCGCCGCCATCGTCGCGCGCAGCTCCCAGCACCGCCTGTCGCTACGCCAGCGCCTGGGCTTCGACGACGAGGCCATCGACCAGGCGCGTCGCGACGAAGAGAACCTGCTGCTGCCCCCCACGCTGGATGTCTTCCCGGATGCAGCGCTCAACCGGGATCTCTACTTCTGGCTGGTCGCCTATCTGGCCGTGGCGCAGCGCCCGGTGGCCAAGCACGACCCGCTGCGTGACGATCTCTCCAGGCTGAGGGAGTCCGTGCGTGCCCGCGATGCGGCACTGGCCCGCTTCCCGGGGCTTGCCGAACGCTATCGCCGGCTCTGCCTGGGGCTGCTCATCGTGCGCCCGGAGCGCAAGCGGTTGCCGCCGATGGAACAGGCGCTGGAATCGACCCTGCGCGTATTGCTGGGAGAAGAGCTCGAGCTGGAAGGCTGGGCCGCCGCCATGCATCGGGCAGTCTGCGATCCAGCCGCTTCCCTGAAAGACTTCCGCGCGCCGCGGGGCTACCGTCCACCGCTGCCGGTGCCCCTGTGGGGCCAGGTGGTGGAACTGGGCACCGGTTCAACCCGCGCCGACGAGGAGAGCGACCCCCACGAGGAGGGCACCACCAACAGCCCCCAGACGGTGAGCGACGGCAAGCGCAAGGCCGAACGCAAGACCCAGGACCAGACCGAGCGCGACGACCCGCTGGTCGCCAACCGCTTCGAGAAAATGCTCTCCTGGACCGAGATGGTCAACCTCAATCGACTGGTCGAGGACAACGAGGACGAGGAAGCCAAGCGCGCCGCCGAGCAGATGGAGGAGATCATCCTGAGCCCGCACAAGCAGCGGGCGGCTACGCGCATCAAGGTCGACCTCGATCTGCCGCCGGACGAGGTGCTGGGCGATCGGCTGCGCGGCAAGCACGCCTACGCCGAGTGGAACTACCGCAAGCAGATCTACCTGCCCGACCACTGCCTGGTGCATACCGAACTGCAGAGCGAGGAGGGCGAGCAGTGGGAGCCCGATGCCGCCACCCATCGGCGTATCCGCCGGGTGCGTCGTGAGTTCGAGGCCCTGCGTCCGCGGCGCGAGATGCTTCGCGGGCAGCTCGACGGCAGCGAACTGGACATGGATGCGGTGATCCGCTCGCGCTGTGACCTGGCTGCCACCGGCGAGTCCAGCGACCGACTCTATCAGGCGACCCGGCAGCAGGCCCGTGACCTGGCTGTCTCGATCCTGGTCGACGTCTCGCTTTCCACCGATGCCTGGCTGGAGGACCGCCGGGTGCTCGATGTGGAGAAAGAGGCGCTGCTGGTGCTGGGCCACGGCCTGGCCGGCTGCGGCGACGACTATTCCATCCACTGCTTCACCTCGCATCGCCGCCAGAAGGTCTGGGTCAACACCCTGAAAACCTTCGAGGAGACCATGAGCGAACGAGTGGCGCGGCGAATCTCGGCGTTGAAGCCGGGGCACTACACCCGCATGGGGCCGGCGATCCGCCACGTGGCACAGGAGCTGGCCAAGCGTCCCAACCGTCACCGGCTGCTGCTGGTGATCACTGACGGCAAGCCCAACGACACCGACTACTACGAGGGTCGCTACGGTATCGAGGACACCCGCAAGGCGGTGCTCGAGGCGCGCCAGCAGGAGGTGCGGGTCTTCGGTGTGACCGTCGACAGCGAGGCCCATCAGTATGTCTCGCGCCTCTTCGGCCGCGGCAGCTACGCCATCGTCAACCGTCCCGAACACCTGGCCCAGGCGCTGCCGGGCATCTATCGTCAGATCATCGGTAGCTGA
- a CDS encoding cytochrome C oxidase subunit IV family protein has product MPTRLATLPPATRRLLITWAVLMGLTLITMFSAQLGGDARLQALPMWSAGLLLLSTAFKAHQVLMTYLGLRDASAAWRGAFIGLVLFTLLLVASGYLLAQLGD; this is encoded by the coding sequence ATGCCGACGCGCCTTGCCACCCTGCCCCCCGCTACCCGTAGGCTGCTGATCACCTGGGCGGTATTGATGGGACTGACGCTGATCACCATGTTCTCGGCCCAGCTCGGCGGCGATGCCCGCCTGCAGGCGCTGCCGATGTGGTCCGCAGGCCTGCTGTTGCTCAGCACCGCCTTCAAGGCCCACCAGGTGCTGATGACCTATCTCGGCCTGCGCGATGCCAGTGCCGCCTGGCGGGGCGCCTTTATCGGCCTGGTGCTGTTCACGCTGCTGCTGGTGGCATCAGGCTACCTGCTGGCACAGCTGGGCGACTGA
- a CDS encoding cytochrome c oxidase subunit 3 family protein, whose amino-acid sequence MAQQHETTQQRPLPNPGWGPLSALPGNPLMWVLILSEMVVFAAFFGLFAWLRIGEREVFDASQQMLDPVAGGINTLVLLTSGLFAALAVQAIGQGDRRRCRQWLAGAFALGVVFCVVKVMEYADKLGQGLMPETNTFFTFYYLLTGFHFAHVLFGLGLIALVAWRISHDNVETAAAFWHMVDLIWILLYPIIYLLR is encoded by the coding sequence GTGGCACAGCAGCACGAGACCACCCAGCAGCGGCCGCTGCCCAATCCGGGCTGGGGGCCGCTTTCGGCACTTCCCGGCAACCCGCTGATGTGGGTGTTGATCCTGAGCGAGATGGTGGTCTTCGCCGCTTTCTTCGGGCTCTTCGCCTGGCTCAGAATCGGCGAACGGGAGGTGTTCGATGCCTCCCAGCAGATGCTCGACCCGGTGGCCGGTGGCATCAACACCCTGGTACTGCTGACCAGCGGGCTGTTCGCCGCCCTGGCCGTTCAGGCCATTGGACAAGGCGACAGGCGCCGCTGCCGTCAGTGGCTGGCCGGGGCCTTCGCCCTCGGCGTGGTGTTCTGCGTGGTCAAGGTGATGGAGTACGCCGACAAGCTCGGCCAGGGCCTGATGCCCGAGACCAACACCTTCTTTACCTTCTACTACCTGCTGACCGGCTTTCACTTCGCCCACGTGCTTTTCGGCCTGGGGCTGATCGCCCTGGTGGCGTGGCGCATCTCCCACGACAACGTGGAGACCGCCGCCGCCTTCTGGCACATGGTCGACCTGATCTGGATCCTGCTCTATCCCATCATCTACCTGCTGAGGTGA
- a CDS encoding MFS transporter yields MASPRFKQYSVLTANTFAFTMCFMVWTMFGEIGVPIAEELGLSDTQFGILAAVPILTGSLVRLPLGAMTDRMGGRPVFMALMLTTVPAIWAVQFATQYWQLLMLGAVIGLAGGGFSVGITYTAKWFERDRQGLAMGIFGAGNAGAAVTKFVAPTVIIVLGWQAVPNLYAAIMLITALIFWFFTFSDPSHRNANRPTLREQVAVLNDPKVWKYCQYYSVVFGGYVGVSLWLTRYYMNEYGMGIQLAALIATIFVLPSGVIRAFGGWLSDRFGAHSVTWSCMWASLVALFIMSYPHTQYAVQQVDGSRLEFSFGIPIWLFTLALFVVGIAWGIGKASVFKYLSDEYDRNLGLVSGIVGLAGGVGGFLLPILFGLLVDFTGVATSVWMLCFGVTLVSIVWMWWTERRAPVFTRDEHHQATVIRKPAAEAD; encoded by the coding sequence ATGGCTTCGCCGCGTTTCAAGCAGTACTCGGTACTGACCGCCAACACCTTCGCCTTCACCATGTGCTTCATGGTGTGGACCATGTTCGGCGAGATCGGCGTGCCCATTGCCGAGGAGCTGGGGCTGAGCGACACCCAGTTCGGCATCCTGGCCGCCGTTCCCATCCTGACCGGCTCGCTGGTGCGGCTACCGCTGGGCGCCATGACCGACCGCATGGGCGGCCGCCCCGTCTTCATGGCGCTGATGCTGACCACGGTGCCGGCGATCTGGGCGGTGCAGTTCGCCACCCAGTACTGGCAACTGCTGATGCTGGGCGCCGTGATCGGCCTGGCCGGTGGCGGTTTCTCGGTGGGTATCACCTATACCGCCAAGTGGTTCGAACGCGACCGCCAGGGGCTGGCCATGGGGATCTTCGGCGCCGGCAACGCCGGTGCCGCCGTGACCAAGTTCGTGGCCCCCACGGTGATCATCGTGCTCGGCTGGCAGGCGGTGCCCAACCTGTACGCGGCCATCATGCTGATCACCGCCCTGATCTTCTGGTTCTTCACCTTCTCGGACCCGAGCCACCGTAATGCCAACCGCCCCACCCTGCGCGAGCAGGTCGCCGTGCTGAACGACCCCAAGGTGTGGAAGTACTGCCAGTACTACTCGGTGGTCTTCGGCGGCTATGTGGGCGTCTCGCTGTGGCTCACCCGCTACTACATGAACGAATATGGCATGGGCATACAGCTCGCCGCCCTGATCGCCACCATCTTCGTGCTGCCGTCGGGTGTCATCCGCGCCTTCGGCGGCTGGCTCTCCGATCGCTTCGGCGCCCACTCCGTCACCTGGTCCTGCATGTGGGCCAGCCTGGTCGCCCTGTTCATCATGTCCTACCCCCATACCCAGTACGCCGTGCAACAGGTCGACGGCTCCCGCCTGGAGTTCAGCTTCGGCATTCCCATCTGGCTGTTCACACTTGCCCTGTTCGTGGTGGGCATCGCCTGGGGTATCGGCAAGGCCTCGGTGTTCAAGTACCTGTCGGACGAGTACGACCGCAACCTCGGCCTCGTTTCCGGCATTGTCGGGCTGGCCGGCGGCGTGGGTGGCTTTCTGCTGCCGATCCTGTTCGGTCTGCTGGTGGACTTTACCGGCGTGGCCACCTCGGTGTGGATGCTCTGCTTCGGCGTGACCCTGGTCTCCATCGTCTGGATGTGGTGGACCGAGCGGCGGGCTCCGGTCTTCACCCGCGATGAGCACCACCAGGCCACGGTCATCCGCAAGCCGGCAGCAGAGGCCGATTGA
- a CDS encoding MFS transporter gives MKVSAVFKVRSPEIRALHLTWIAFFITFYVWFNMAPLASSMLKSVDWLTRDDIRLFAIANVALTIPARIIVGMALDRFGPRRVFSVLMVSMSIPALVFAFGNTMSQLLVSRLVLSSIGASFVVGIHMTALWFKPKDIGFAEGFYAGWGNFGSAAAAMTLPTIAITMFGGEDGWRWAIAQSAIVMAAYGVYYWFAITDGPDARAHRKPRKAMAMEVSTWGDMIKLIIWTIPLVGCLGILVWRIQNMGYMSVTAAVICYLIIVAVIIYQVVQILRVNVPILKKGVPEDDKYPFSSVAALNSTYFANFGAELAVVSMLPMFFEETWGLNAATAGMIAASFAFVNLVARPMGGLVSDRMGNRRFVMLSYMFGIGIGFVMMGLLNSSWPLVIAIAITIFTSFFVQGAEGATFGIIPSIKRRITGQISGMAGAYGNVGAVVYLTIFTFVTPTQFFYIIAGGAFLSWLICLIWLKEPEGAFDEEYYVSSVDRMIEEQELAKTQAKPQQG, from the coding sequence ATGAAAGTATCCGCCGTCTTCAAGGTTCGCAGTCCTGAGATCAGGGCCCTTCACCTGACCTGGATCGCTTTCTTCATCACCTTCTACGTCTGGTTCAACATGGCGCCCCTGGCGTCGAGCATGCTGAAAAGCGTCGACTGGTTGACCCGGGACGATATCCGCCTGTTCGCCATCGCCAACGTGGCCCTGACCATTCCCGCCCGCATCATCGTCGGCATGGCCCTGGACCGCTTCGGCCCGCGCCGAGTGTTCTCGGTACTGATGGTCAGCATGTCGATCCCGGCACTGGTGTTCGCCTTCGGCAACACCATGTCCCAGCTGCTGGTCTCACGCCTGGTACTGAGCTCCATCGGCGCCAGCTTCGTGGTCGGCATCCACATGACCGCCCTTTGGTTCAAACCCAAGGACATCGGCTTCGCCGAGGGCTTCTACGCCGGCTGGGGCAATTTCGGCTCCGCCGCCGCCGCCATGACCCTGCCCACCATCGCCATCACCATGTTCGGCGGCGAGGACGGCTGGCGCTGGGCCATCGCCCAGAGCGCCATCGTGATGGCCGCCTACGGGGTCTACTACTGGTTCGCCATCACCGATGGCCCCGATGCTCGCGCACACCGCAAGCCGCGCAAGGCCATGGCCATGGAAGTCAGCACCTGGGGCGACATGATCAAGTTGATCATCTGGACCATCCCGCTGGTGGGCTGCCTGGGCATCCTGGTATGGCGCATCCAGAACATGGGCTACATGTCGGTGACCGCCGCCGTGATCTGCTACCTGATCATCGTCGCCGTCATCATCTATCAGGTCGTGCAGATCCTGCGGGTCAACGTGCCGATCCTGAAGAAGGGGGTGCCGGAAGACGACAAGTATCCATTCAGCAGCGTGGCCGCCCTCAACAGCACCTACTTCGCCAACTTCGGCGCCGAACTGGCGGTGGTCTCCATGCTGCCGATGTTCTTCGAGGAAACCTGGGGGCTGAATGCCGCCACGGCGGGCATGATCGCCGCCTCCTTCGCCTTCGTGAACCTGGTGGCACGCCCCATGGGCGGACTGGTATCGGATCGCATGGGCAACCGTCGCTTCGTGATGCTCAGTTACATGTTCGGCATCGGTATCGGCTTCGTGATGATGGGCCTGCTCAACTCCAGCTGGCCGCTGGTCATCGCCATCGCCATCACCATTTTCACCTCCTTCTTCGTCCAGGGGGCGGAGGGCGCCACCTTCGGCATCATCCCCTCGATCAAGCGCCGTATCACTGGCCAGATCTCGGGCATGGCCGGTGCCTACGGCAACGTGGGGGCGGTGGTCTATCTGACGATCTTCACCTTCGTCACACCCACCCAGTTCTTCTACATCATCGCCGGCGGCGCCTTCCTCAGCTGGCTGATCTGCCTGATCTGGCTGAAGGAGCCGGAGGGGGCTTTCGATGAGGAGTACTACGTCTCCTCCGTCGACCGCATGATCGAGGAGCAGGAGCTGGCCAAGACACAGGCCAAGCCGCAGCAGGGTTGA
- a CDS encoding universal stress protein, with translation MKVMIAYDGSRNAKLALAQTVSLFRCNAPTLVLVGVAENPRDATDANEDLFQEEYEELKAALKEGADFATREEFDVDWILAEGDPRKMILRATQKHQPDVLVIARHSNKPDGGIIAQSLSYFVDELDYMTFGSVSSFLARRVECPLLILPSP, from the coding sequence ATGAAAGTCATGATCGCCTATGACGGCTCGCGAAACGCCAAGCTGGCCCTGGCCCAGACCGTCAGCCTGTTTCGCTGCAACGCTCCCACCCTGGTGCTGGTGGGCGTGGCGGAGAACCCCCGCGACGCCACCGATGCCAACGAGGACCTGTTCCAGGAGGAGTACGAGGAGCTGAAGGCCGCCCTCAAGGAGGGCGCCGATTTCGCCACCCGCGAGGAATTCGATGTCGACTGGATCCTGGCCGAAGGCGACCCACGCAAGATGATCCTGCGCGCCACCCAGAAGCATCAGCCCGACGTGCTGGTCATCGCCCGTCACAGCAACAAGCCCGACGGCGGCATCATCGCCCAGTCGCTGAGCTACTTCGTGGACGAGCTCGACTACATGACCTTCGGCAGCGTCAGCTCCTTCCTGGCCCGGCGCGTCGAGTGTCCGCTGTTGATACTGCCCAGCCCATGA